AGTCCAAAAGACTCCTTGGGATTGAATGAAATTATGATGTTGGGGATCGATGAGTGCCTGGTAGAGACAAGCGTTGCTAAAGTTAGTCTCTTCTAAAACCGTGCCTTGTAATTTGGCTCCAGCTAGGTTAGCCATGCTCAGATTAGCTCTTGATAGGTTGGCGTTGGATAGGTCAGCACCGGATAAGTCCGCACCAGATAGGTTGGCTTCTTGGAGTTGGGCCCCACTCAGGTTGGCTCCTTGGAGGTTCGCACCCTGGAGGTTAGTGTTTTGCAGGTGACTTTTGGGTAAGATGGCGTGTTGTAAGTTGACCCAAGGAAGCTGAAGGTGATGGAAGTCTCGTCCCAGACGTTGCCAAAAGGTGAGGGGGGCTAAGATCGATGCTCGGCCAGCTAAAGTGAGGAGTTGATTGGGGTTGTACGGAAGCCAACGGCCCAGGGTTGTGGCCCCAATTTGCAGCTTGAGATCAATGGTAAGGCGATCGGGGATACCACAGGGGTAGAAGGAAGTAGACGTAGCACGAGCGAAGACGGCGATCAGAAGAAGGAGATTGATACCAAGGATGGCATCCACTTGCAGGATATTGATGGGGTTTCCAAGGGATTGGAAGCGATCGTGAGCTTGTTTGGGGATGGAGGTGTTAATCCATTGGGCTTGGCAGTAGCTGGCCCAGAACCGATCCAACCGATCGCACAGAGTGCTTAAATTGAAAGACTGGGGATAATTGTTTTGCTCTCGTTGCAGTCGCTCTAGCAGTAGGTCTTCACTATTGTAAGGGAGCAGGCCAAATCCGAGCAGAGGATAGAGGATTTGGGCAATGGCGTGCAGGTCAAATTCTTGACTGGGATCGAGGAGAGGCTGAAGTTGTTTGGCGATCGCCTCAATGGCTAAGTATTCACCGAAGCTACGATGGGTAAATTGATATCCAATGGTTTGCCGGTGGGGTTTTGGGGTCTCCTGAAATAAAAAGGAGGGTAAATCTAAGGGTTCAGATTCGGTAAGGTTCAGTTTAGCTTTCAGGTGAGTGCTGTTGAGGGTCTGTTGTCCACTTTGGAGTAAAATTAGAGCGGCATTTTGGCACAGGATACGCAGATTGAAGGGTGAGCGACTTTTGAGAAAACGGGATATAGTTTCTTGCGATCGTCCCGCATGACCTAAACCGATGCGAATCAGTTTTTGGGTCTGTCTCCCCCGCAATCGTCCGGAGGTAATTTCACCCAGCAACCAGGTCATCATGCGATCGTAGATTTCTAGTTTTACCCCTGGAAACGGAATATCAATTAAATCTTTCTCGAAAAAACCATCCCGATGCAAAACACCCAATAGATACAACATTAAGGGTTGGCGCGCCATAGCTGCTAATTCTTTGGCTGCGGTTTTATTACTGAATAATCCGGCTTGTTTGAGGAAATCAAAATAGGATTTAGCAATTTCCCGACTTTGCAACTTTGACCAATTCTTAAACCATTCTTGCACGGATTCTAAATCCATTGGCTCGATCTGAAATCGGGATATCTTCAAGGGAAATCGAGTTTTCAATACCCCATTGAGGAACGCCACATCTGCTTCTGGCTTCTGAGTGCCCATCCTTTGGATTTTTTGCTCTAAAGCCAAACGGGAACGAAAATCAGACCGACTGGTTAAAACAATTTTATGCCGAGGCCAGCCCCTCGGATCGCGGTGTTTGTGTTGAAATTGAGCAATTTGTTCGAGTAATTTCTGATAAGGGTCATCCCCCACACACCCATAGGGCATAGAATCCAAACTATCCAAAATGAGGACGCAAGGGGGAAATCCTGGTTTTAACCAACCATCATTGCGGGTGAATTCTGCTTTTTTAAATGCAGAATCCAAGGTTTCTTCTAGGGAGTTTCCCAACTGAATTGAACCGAGGGAAATGACAATCGGCATCCATTCAGGATAGGTTTTTTGGGCAATTTCCGCCGCCCACCATTGACAAAAGCGAGTTTTCCCTAAACCAGAGGGGCCCTCAATGAGGGCTAAACTATAGGTATCGGCAAGCTGTTGATTCGCCCAATTGAGTAAGGAAACACTTTTTTCAGATTCTAGACAATTGGTGGGCAATCCTTTGGGAATAACATATAATTGAGACCAAGAAAATGATTCTTCAAAACAGGGGAAAGCTAGATTGATTCGCAGATCGGCACGATAGAATTCTCTCGGCAAATCAATGATTGCCCGTGCCCCTGGAGAAGCCACTTCTAAAAGTTCATAATCTCCTACTCCAGCTCCATAAAATCCCTGACTAGAATCGCCAATACGGACAAATTTTTGCAGTTGAGGTAAATAAATATGATATTGGGCAACGGTTTTGAGTAATTGTCCGAATAAGCCTTGATGGAGCCGTTGCACTAATAATTGGCTCTCCCGATCCTCCGCGCCATTAGCAACTAACCAAGCTTGAATGACTTGATGAATGTGAGCAATAATGGGAGCATGATCTAAATCAGAGAGAATTTTTTCAGTTTCTAAATCCGTGAGCCGTTTACGGTGAATAATTTCGAGTTGGGAAACCCAAGGGGTCTGCTCAGTTTCGGTGGATGAAGAAGGGGGGAATTGAGCGATCCAACTGCGATTTAACCAAGGTTTGCACAGGGTTTCTTCTTGAATCAATAGGTTTTCTAAACCATCAAGATAAGTAATTTCCAGGGCTAACCAGGTGCTATGATTACGAGGCATTGGTTTATACTGACTTTCGACGTGGATCATGGCACCCGTCAGTTGGCTTAAAGGGCGAAGATGCGATCGCCCAATCGAAAGAGGTCTTGCCAGAAATTCCGCCAGAATATTGGTGTGGAAACCGGTCAACTGTTCCTCATGTAGGGCTTGCACCAGTCGAAACGCCACACCGGCTAAATCAGCTTGGCTTAACTGATGAAGGTTAATTGTAATGGGCGCATCATGAACTCGATCGGGTGTAGAGGTAGATTTAAAGAGGGATAGGCTTGGCTGAATCGAGCCAAGGCTAAGATGGGATGCTTGAAGCCAATCATAAATCTTGAAGTTCATTCTACAGGTTGTGGATCGCGAATAGTCTGACGGCTAGTTTTAGAGAAGATAAGAAACAAGGCGTTTATTCAGATTACCCCTCCCACGTTAACAATCAAAAGATCTTGATGACATCGGGGGAGGCTCCTGAATTGAGGGATTGACTTCCGAATAGGAGAACTTGAGAACAATTACCAACGGAAGCTAAGGTCGATCGGGGTGCTTGGCTTAACCGTTATCTTATGACTTAAACTATACAGAACTAAGGTTAGAGGACACAAGAGTGAGTGTGGCATAGGCTCTTTCAAGGATTTTAAAGACCAAAACCCATTACACTAAACAACGGTTAAACTCTAGAACAAGACCAGAGACCCTAGGCTACTCTGGTTAGTCTATATCTAATATTTGGCGATCGCCCTGGACTCGATCCGGATTTCCCCCTGTGAATGCGGATTGGCCTCTTTTCTAAACGATTGAAACCTAGTTTAATGACTTAAATTACATCTGCGTCTTCTTTATTAAGTACATTCGTTATCCCGTTTCTCCCAAGGTCTATGAAAGAAGTTTCAACCGCCATTAACCCCCCCCAAGAGACTCCATCGAGTCCCTCAACCCAAAATACAACCCTTAATGCCATGGGACTATCCCTATTATGGCTAATGATTATCCTCATGTTTGGTACGGCTGGGTTTGTTGCCACTTGGCTGCTAACTCGTGTGCCACCCACTCCAGATTGTAAAGAATTGTCGCCATTAGCGGCTGATGGCGAGCAGCTCTATTGTGTAGAACAACAAGCTCTGTCTGGCACCCTAGAGGATCTAGAATCGGCGATCGCTTTTGTGGATCAATGGGATTCTAACCATTCTCTCTATGCTGAAAGTCAGCGTTTGATGAGCAACTGGTCTAACGCAATTTTAGAGTTTGCCCGTCGGGAAATACAGGCGGGTAATCTGGAAAAAGCGATCGAGATGGCCAGTAAAGTCCCGGAGAGTAGCCCCTTATATGCGGAGGCTCAAACAAAAATTGAGTTATGGCAAGCTGACTGGGATACCGGTCAAGAAATTTATCAGAAAGCACTTGAGGCCATAGAAAATCAAAATTGGACTCTGGCTTATCAACAGTTGTCTCGGTTGGGTAAACTCAAAGATCCCTTCTGGAGTCAAGAACGATTTGTGGAAGTGACTCAATTAATTGCTACAGAAAAACAATACCAGAAGCAGCTTAAGGATGCTCGCGCTTGGGCCAACTATGGTACGGTTGAGGACTTGGTAGAAGCCATGGAGCGGGTGAATAAGATTCCGGCTGATAGCTTGGCTCGCCAAACGGCGCTTAAGGAAATCGCAACTTGGAGTCGCGAACTTTTGGAAAAGGCAGAAGAGCGCTTAGAAGAGGACGATCTCGAAGGGGCGATCGCCATTGCCGAACGCATTCCCAGTTATTCCCCTCGCTATGCGGAAGCTCAAGATTTCATTCTCTTAGGAGAAGCGATCGATACAGTTCAAGAGGATAATCTAGGGGCATTTTTAGCGGCTCAAACTCAAGCGGCTCAAATTAAACCCGATCGCCCCCTCTATGAGGAAGCTCAAGGCAAAATTGACCAGTGGCAAGAGCAAGTCCAAGATGAAGTGCAAATTCAATTTGCGAATCTAATTGCCAGTGTTGGCCAACCCGTTGCCCTGAAACAAGCAGAAAATTTTGCTCAAATGGTCTCCGTTGACCGTCCTCGGCGCATTCAAGCCCAGACTAAAGTCGCCCATTGGCGCAAGGAAGTAGAGCGCTTAGAGGCTCGACCCGTTTTAGCCATGGCTCGGCATGTGGCAGCAGGAGAAACCTTGGAGGATTTTGAACAAGCCAGAACCTTAGCGGCTGAGATTGAGCGAGGTCATCCCCTACGCATTGAGGCTCAAACCTTAATTGCTGAATGGAATAAGCGGATTGAAATTATTGAGGATCGGCCAATTCTGGATCGGGCAAAATCGTTGGCTAAGGCGGGAGATTTGTGGGAAGCCATTGAGATGGCGGAAAAAATCACCTCAGATCGTGCGTTATATGGTCAAGCCCAAGATATTATTTATGAGTGGGAGGTAGAAATTCAAACGGCTCAGGATGATGCAGATCTCAGGGATGCTGAATATTTAGCATCTTTAGGTCGCTACAGTGAAGCCATTGGTGCAGCGTCTCGTATCGGTTGGGGTAGACCGCTGTATTATGAGGCTCAAGATGCGATCGCCCGCTGGCAAGCGACACTGGATTCTCTCTATACTCCTCCAGCTCCGGTTTATCAAGAGCCGGTTTATCAAGAACCGGTCTATCAAGAACCGGTCTATCAAGAGCCGGTTTACCAAGAACCGGTTTATCAAGAACCGGTTTATCAGCCACCCGTTTACCAAGAGCCAGTCTATCAAGAGCCAGTCTATCAAGAACCAGAACCCGTTTATGAATCGGCTCCTGAACCTTTGGATTATAGTCCTGAGCCACAGTTTTAAGGAGGGGTTGAGCAAAGTGTTGGTTTTCCCCTGAGCTGGTCAACCTCTCACTGGTCTCTTAAATCAAATATCCCATGAGCAATTCTCAACCCTCTTCCATTTCCCTGTTATTAATCGTTCCCAGTCGGATCTTTCGGCTGGGACTTCAGGTGGCCTTGGAATCGTATCCTGAGATTACGGTGATGGCTGAAGTGGAAACGCCGAATGAAGCCTTAACCTATCTGCAAGCCCAACGGTTATCGATGAGCGATCGCCCTGGGGTGGGGATTATTGCGATCGATACTGCCCTAGAAACCTCCCTAACTCAGAATGCTCTCCTGCGGTTTTGTCAAACGCTGAAAACGAGTTATCCCCACTATCGGCTGGTTTTGTTGACCGATCCAGGGACAGTCAGTTGGCAAAGGACACGAGCGGTGGGTGTTGATGGCTATTGTCCCAAAACGGCAGATCGGACCCAGTTGGTAGCGATGCTCAAACAGGTGGCGATGGGAGAATCCTATCAGGTGAGTGTCGATCCATCTTCATCGAAGGGCGATCGCCCGTCCTGGTGGACTCGGGTAAAACATCGGTGGTATCTCTGGGACATCAAAGCGATCTCGGACGTAGAAGCTAAGTTAAAAGTGCAACTCAATCAACCGGGTTTATCGGTATTAGAGCGGGTTGTGATTCGCGGACGGCTGCGGGAACTATTCACTGCTCGATGGTGTATTCATTGGTTGTTAGCGCCCCGCTTAGAAGCGGTAGAATTTCAGGAAACGACAGAAAATAATGGCGATCGCCCCAATTCTGGAATCTCTCCAAATCAATCCCTCGTTCCTGCTCAGTCCTCCAGCTCAGATCCAGAATGGAGTGAATCCTTAATCCCCATTTCCCCTCGTCAGCAAGTCTTAGAAACTACGGCGACTCATCTACAATTCCAGCTCAATAATTTAACGCATACCCCCCTAGAGCTAGATATCTTAAAACCGCAAAAACGGCAAGAACTCTTGCAAGTCATTTTAGAAGAATGGGAAGTTCTACTTGAAGATTTAAAGTTTTCCCAGATTCAAGGCGATCAATTGCTCTCGAAAAAACTAGATTTCCTGCGCGATTTATGGTCAGCGGTTGTGACTCAGTTTTTTGGCAAATATTCGCGAATTATGGTCAAAGGGGCAGAAGTGGAAATTGTCCCCATTTTGTTGCAGGATATTGACCGAATTCAAGCAGAGTATTTAGAAAAAGTCCCCTTATTTATAGGCTTGCTGAATTATTTAGTCTATGAAATCCCCTTAATGATTGATAATCGCTTATATGCGGCAGGCACACCAGAAGCGCAAAAGCGAGCGGAAATGTTAACCCAAAATCTGATTGTTCAGCTCGGCAATAGTGTGGTTAATCCTCTTTTAAATCATTTTGCAGATGTCGTAGCAGTTAAGCAGATCTTTTACGATCAGGAGCTAATCACCAGCCGCAAGATTGAACGATTTCGGAATGATTTATCCTGGAAATCTCGGCAACAACAGTGGTTTGGCGAACCAAAAGCAATTTTTGAAAGTCAGTATTCCTTATTGGTTTTAGAGGCACGAGGGATTCAAAAAGTCTCCATTTATGCCCCCAGACGGGAAGAATTAGACCAGTTAAACGGGTGGTCTTTAGTGGTAACCTTAATGCTCGAAGGGCGCGACGCGATCGCCCCCCGACTACAAGCGTTAGTTGGCTCAGTCGGCCAAGTTTTAATCTATGTCCTAACCCATATTATTGGCAGAGGTCTCGGTTTAGTCGCGCGGGGAGTGCTGCAAGGAATTGGTAATTCTTGGTCAGACAGTCGGTTAAGTGGCAATGGCGAGCGGCCGAAGTAGGGGAATGGGGAGACATGGAAATATCGAGACAAACTATTACCCATTACTCAAATATTTTTAGGGCTAAATCAAAGGGATATTCTGTCGAGCGAGTGAGCAAAATGTCGTGAACTAAATCAACAAATTCACGATCGAGACGGGCTTCCGGTTTGATTAACTTACTTGCAGGATATCGTTCGGGTGCCACATTCACTTCTTCTGTAAACCCAGTTTCTAGACCCTGATCTTGATGCCAAGTCAAGCATTTTCCTCTGAGGGTCAACTGAAACCAAATCAGTTCTTGATCTTGAATATCAAAAAAGACATCAAAATAAGGCTCTTCTCCCTGATACCAAAAGCGTAGAATCCCCTGATGTTCGTCAAATTTTAACAAGTTCTGGCGAATGGGTCTTAAAGAGGCTCCCAGCTTCTGAATATGATCGCGAGTCATGGTTAACATAAGAATAGGAAAAAAGAAGATGATCAACAATGAAAACAGGAATTAAGAGAACTTAGGGAACGGGACTTAACTTTCTCGGAGAATAGACCGAAAGTATGGTAGCCTTTGTTTGATCCTATAGTTCTTTATCCATTGAGTGTTTTGGGAATCCGTAATAAAATGCTATTGAATTTAATTGATCGATGGAAACAGACGTTTGTGAGTGGATGTTTGTTGCTGATGGTACTCTGTGTAACTTGGCTCTTGGGTTTGGGCACACCACAGGCGATCGCTGGCATGAATGTAGATACCTTTGATGGTAATATTTTTGCCCTCTATGGGGGCAATGGTTCCCTCGTTCCCCCTAGAGTTGCATTTGAAGATTCCCTAAAACAAGATCGGGCGACCTTATTAGTCTTCTATCTTGATGATAGCCGAGATTGCAAGCAGTATGCCTCAGTTGTCTCTCAGCTTCAGGCTTATTATGGGCGAATTGTTGATTTTGTGCCCTTAAGTGTGGATCAAATTATCTTTGATGCGAGTACAGACCCCACGCAACCGGCCTACTACTATAAGGGTAAAGTGCCCCAAACTATCCTCTTCGATCGCCAAGGTAACCGGGTTTTTGAAGAAACGGGTAATATCGCCTTTGAACAGGTTGATGATGCTCTGCGGGACTTATTTGATTTTCCCCCTAGAGAGAATACCCAACCGCGTGTTCCCAAAGCGGTGAATGAGCTAAATACGGAATTAGCCCCCAATTAAGGTACATTATCAAAGGCTCAAACCCGGTTTTGCCTATTGCCTCTTGCCTCTTGGTTTGGGTGTAGATTGGTGAGATCGGGTGTTTGGAACCTATGCGTAGGGGTTCTACCCAATGGCGATCGTGTTTGTAGACGGTAACGGGTACATTCAGACAGGCTCTCCATTCGGCAGTAGTGGTGACGGGAAGAATGCTAGTCATTGCTTGTTATCCAACACTAATATTAGCCAATCATCATACCGAACTCATTATAAGTCGTATTCAATCCCCATAACAATGATGCAAGTCTTCCCAATGATTACTTTTGGAGAGAAATCTACATTCTCGTTACTAGCAGGATTGTAGATGAAAATCTCTTGCTCCGAGTCTGGAAAGAGAAGGCGATCTAAGCGATCGTAGAAAGATAGATGTATATCACGAACTATCGAGTTTTCCGATTCTTGAAGTTGCCTTTGGAACTCAAAATCAAACCATTCTCGAAAGGATTGTTGATTAAACCCTTGATACCAGAACATATCGTCTATACGTGAAGAATCCCAACCTAAGTCAGCAAATTCACTGGCCGCGCAGGAATATATAAGTTGCTTTGGAAGCTCTAAGTCATCTATTTTATAAGTAGCAAAATTATCGCATGTGAATCCAAGAATTGAGAGAAATGTAGTCTTTAACATTGGCTGGTCTTCTAGTGCTTTACGCCATCGAAAATCCCAAGGTTGATTTCTACAATCAATTAAAAACCTGACTAAATTATTTAAAGCTTGCCCAAACTTCGACTTATCATTTCTAGCGTAGTATCTGATGAAGCGAATTCCACTTCGAGAATCAGCACTCTCAACAACTTGCCTAAACACATCTAAAGTATCAGAACTTAGACCAAAGTCCTGTAGTAAGCACATATCTTCTAGAACAACACACTAAGTAAAATCAGTTTCCGGGATATCTCCAAACTGCTCTTCTCGAAGTCTTAATAGCTCATCACTTGACATATTACTACAACCCATCTCTTCAAATGTTCGATGTTCTCTGAATTATAGTGCTTTCCGCTTCGCCAGCAATTCTCAATGGGATGAGGTGGAGTCGTGGAAGGGCTGAAGTAGCGCTGCTTGCCTGACTTCTACTGGCCGGTCGGCTACTTGGTAGGGTTGTTCTGTTGTTGGTATCGCGATAAACGGCGATCGCATCGCCCGCGACCCGTCGATCGCAAATCAAGCCATCAGTATAGCTAACATTTGCAGGTCACTACACTGATGGATAGGACAACAGAGCGCTAGACCAAGCTAAACGAGTTCGTAAAGTCAACGCTGGCAAATGCCGTTGCACCCACCGCAAACCCTTGACCGGAAATACTGCCACCGACAAAGACGCTACTGGTGACCGAAACATTACCGGTAATGTTCACCTGAATATTGGCAGTGCTAAAGGTCAACTGTGCTGGAGATACCCCATTCACCACACCCAAGACGGAGGTTACGCCATTGTTGGTGACTGGGATAATTGTATTACCATTTTCCACAGTAAATGTGAGGTCATTGGGAGTAATGCCACCGGTTAGACCAATGGTATCGCCAGGACGATAGTCCAGAATTACATCTGCTGTGGCTGCTGTTGCGGCTGCGGTGCTGGTGCGGAGGACAAATACATCATTTCCCGCACCACCGATGAGGGTATCTGTACCGAAGTCGCCACTGATCACATCATCACCAGCACCACCATTGATCAGGTCATTGCCTTGACCGCCAAAGATGCCATCATTATTCGCACCGCCATCCAGAGTATCATTAGCTTCACCACCAGTGAGTTGGTCTTGACCAGCATCTCCATTGACGATATCATTGCCGCGATCGCCATTCCCTCGGTCGTTGCCGTCACCGCAATTCACTTGGTCATTGCCTTGACCGCCATTACAAGTATCGTTACCTGTACCGCCATTGACCGTATCATCGCCGCGATTACCATTGGTATTATCATCGCCCGCACCGGCATTGATTTGGTCGTTGCCCTCTAAACCAAAGATGATATTACTAGAGGCTGTACCGGAGAAGATGTCATTACCAACAGTGGCTTGAAACGCTCCAGCCACTTCCACCACAATATTGACTGAGGAGGTTGATGTGGCGCTGGGTGAGGGACTGGGTGTGCTAGGTGGAGCAACTGGGTCTACAACCGGACTCGGACTAGGAGCTGGCGCTGGCGCTGGCGCTGGAATTTGGGCAATTTCATAAAGCGTTGTCGTACCGCTGAATTCATTCCCGACTGCCAGTAAGGGATTA
The DNA window shown above is from Roseofilum reptotaenium CS-1145 and carries:
- a CDS encoding pentapeptide repeat-containing protein; translated protein: MNFKIYDWLQASHLSLGSIQPSLSLFKSTSTPDRVHDAPITINLHQLSQADLAGVAFRLVQALHEEQLTGFHTNILAEFLARPLSIGRSHLRPLSQLTGAMIHVESQYKPMPRNHSTWLALEITYLDGLENLLIQEETLCKPWLNRSWIAQFPPSSSTETEQTPWVSQLEIIHRKRLTDLETEKILSDLDHAPIIAHIHQVIQAWLVANGAEDRESQLLVQRLHQGLFGQLLKTVAQYHIYLPQLQKFVRIGDSSQGFYGAGVGDYELLEVASPGARAIIDLPREFYRADLRINLAFPCFEESFSWSQLYVIPKGLPTNCLESEKSVSLLNWANQQLADTYSLALIEGPSGLGKTRFCQWWAAEIAQKTYPEWMPIVISLGSIQLGNSLEETLDSAFKKAEFTRNDGWLKPGFPPCVLILDSLDSMPYGCVGDDPYQKLLEQIAQFQHKHRDPRGWPRHKIVLTSRSDFRSRLALEQKIQRMGTQKPEADVAFLNGVLKTRFPLKISRFQIEPMDLESVQEWFKNWSKLQSREIAKSYFDFLKQAGLFSNKTAAKELAAMARQPLMLYLLGVLHRDGFFEKDLIDIPFPGVKLEIYDRMMTWLLGEITSGRLRGRQTQKLIRIGLGHAGRSQETISRFLKSRSPFNLRILCQNAALILLQSGQQTLNSTHLKAKLNLTESEPLDLPSFLFQETPKPHRQTIGYQFTHRSFGEYLAIEAIAKQLQPLLDPSQEFDLHAIAQILYPLLGFGLLPYNSEDLLLERLQREQNNYPQSFNLSTLCDRLDRFWASYCQAQWINTSIPKQAHDRFQSLGNPINILQVDAILGINLLLLIAVFARATSTSFYPCGIPDRLTIDLKLQIGATTLGRWLPYNPNQLLTLAGRASILAPLTFWQRLGRDFHHLQLPWVNLQHAILPKSHLQNTNLQGANLQGANLSGAQLQEANLSGADLSGADLSNANLSRANLSMANLAGAKLQGTVLEETNFSNACLYQALIDPQHHNFIQSQGVFWTWEQYCAYQEASWTENENNSNLPQVPSDSDFLPPIEIAEDETVAFESGSYFNRSDQSTIEDIDAPEEIEHLLTAAYMPDQIPDGDGDQYDDDGTETIVYTPPPAQDIEGESIRYQPPDDV
- a CDS encoding DUF3685 domain-containing protein gives rise to the protein MSNSQPSSISLLLIVPSRIFRLGLQVALESYPEITVMAEVETPNEALTYLQAQRLSMSDRPGVGIIAIDTALETSLTQNALLRFCQTLKTSYPHYRLVLLTDPGTVSWQRTRAVGVDGYCPKTADRTQLVAMLKQVAMGESYQVSVDPSSSKGDRPSWWTRVKHRWYLWDIKAISDVEAKLKVQLNQPGLSVLERVVIRGRLRELFTARWCIHWLLAPRLEAVEFQETTENNGDRPNSGISPNQSLVPAQSSSSDPEWSESLIPISPRQQVLETTATHLQFQLNNLTHTPLELDILKPQKRQELLQVILEEWEVLLEDLKFSQIQGDQLLSKKLDFLRDLWSAVVTQFFGKYSRIMVKGAEVEIVPILLQDIDRIQAEYLEKVPLFIGLLNYLVYEIPLMIDNRLYAAGTPEAQKRAEMLTQNLIVQLGNSVVNPLLNHFADVVAVKQIFYDQELITSRKIERFRNDLSWKSRQQQWFGEPKAIFESQYSLLVLEARGIQKVSIYAPRREELDQLNGWSLVVTLMLEGRDAIAPRLQALVGSVGQVLIYVLTHIIGRGLGLVARGVLQGIGNSWSDSRLSGNGERPK
- a CDS encoding thylakoid membrane photosystem I accumulation factor, which codes for MLLNLIDRWKQTFVSGCLLLMVLCVTWLLGLGTPQAIAGMNVDTFDGNIFALYGGNGSLVPPRVAFEDSLKQDRATLLVFYLDDSRDCKQYASVVSQLQAYYGRIVDFVPLSVDQIIFDASTDPTQPAYYYKGKVPQTILFDRQGNRVFEETGNIAFEQVDDALRDLFDFPPRENTQPRVPKAVNELNTELAPN